One window from the genome of Methyloradius palustris encodes:
- the argF gene encoding ornithine carbamoyltransferase, with product MSIKHYLQFKDFTRDEYDYIFARARWIKQQFKTYQQYWPLTDRTLVMIFEKASTRTRLSFEAGIQQLGGSAIYLNTQDSQLGRGEPVEDAAQVISRMSDIVMIRTFEQSIIERFAANSRVPVINGLTNEYHPCQILADILTFIEHRGPIQGKTVAWIGDSNNVCNTWLQAAEVLDFNVHVSTPPGYEVEPERAGLYGHAHYEEFADPMDAARDADLVTTDVWTSMGFEAENEERMRDFADWQVDAEMMKAAKADALFMHCLPAHRGEEVAAEVIDGPQAVVWDEAENRLHIQKALMEYLLLGRIEKP from the coding sequence ATGTCGATTAAACACTATCTGCAATTCAAAGATTTCACCCGCGACGAGTACGATTACATCTTCGCGCGTGCGCGCTGGATCAAGCAGCAGTTCAAGACTTACCAGCAATACTGGCCGCTCACCGATCGTACTTTAGTCATGATTTTCGAGAAAGCTAGCACGCGTACACGGCTGTCATTTGAGGCGGGCATACAGCAATTGGGTGGCTCGGCAATTTACTTGAATACGCAGGATTCACAGTTAGGTCGCGGCGAGCCAGTGGAGGACGCAGCACAAGTCATCTCTCGCATGAGCGACATTGTGATGATTCGTACATTTGAACAAAGCATCATCGAGCGTTTTGCTGCTAACTCTCGTGTGCCAGTGATTAATGGCCTGACTAACGAATATCATCCTTGCCAGATTCTGGCGGATATTCTGACCTTTATTGAGCACCGCGGCCCGATTCAAGGCAAGACTGTGGCCTGGATTGGTGATTCTAACAACGTCTGTAATACCTGGTTGCAAGCGGCCGAAGTGCTAGATTTTAACGTGCATGTTTCTACGCCTCCTGGCTATGAAGTTGAGCCGGAGCGCGCCGGGCTGTATGGCCATGCCCATTATGAAGAATTCGCAGATCCAATGGATGCTGCTCGTGATGCCGATTTAGTGACCACTGATGTTTGGACATCAATGGGCTTTGAGGCGGAAAACGAAGAGCGCATGCGCGACTTTGCTGATTGGCAAGTAGATGCAGAAATGATGAAGGCCGCAAAAGCTGATGCCTTGTTCATGCATTGCCTGCCAGCACATCGCGGTGAAGAGGTCGCAGCAGAAGTCATTGATGGGCCACAGGCCGTGGTTTGGGATGAAGCTGAAAATAGGCTCCATATACAAAAAGCCTTGATGGAATACCTGTTGTTAGGACGTATTGAAAAGCCTTGA
- a CDS encoding argininosuccinate synthase produces the protein MDKINKVVLAYSGGLDTSVILKWLQDVYQCEVVTFTADIGQGEELEPAREKAKKFGVKEIYIDDLREEFVRDFVFPMFRANTVYEGEYLLGTSIARPLIAKRLIEIAAETNADAVSHGATGKGNDQVRFELGAYALNSNIKIIAPWREWDLLSREKLLAYAETNGIPVEMKHKQGGSPYSMDANLLHISFEGRHLENPAAEAEEDMWRWTVSPEKAPDAAEYLDIEYRNGDPVALNGQEMKPHELLAQLNKLGGKHGIGRLDLVENRYVGMKSRGCYETPGGTIMLKAHRAIESITLDREVAHLKDDLMPRYASMIYNGYWWSPERAVLQTLIDNTQTTVNGWVRLKLYKGNVIVTGRDSATDSLFDPNIATFEDDKGAYDQKDAGGFIKLNALRMRIAANLRNRTK, from the coding sequence ATGGATAAAATTAACAAAGTAGTATTAGCATATTCAGGTGGCCTTGATACATCAGTCATTCTTAAGTGGCTACAGGATGTTTACCAATGTGAGGTAGTGACTTTTACTGCCGATATTGGCCAAGGTGAAGAGCTTGAACCAGCGCGTGAAAAAGCTAAAAAATTTGGCGTAAAAGAAATCTATATTGATGATTTACGCGAAGAGTTCGTGCGTGATTTCGTGTTTCCTATGTTCCGTGCGAACACGGTGTATGAGGGCGAATATTTACTCGGTACTTCCATTGCGCGCCCGCTGATTGCTAAACGATTAATTGAAATTGCGGCAGAGACTAATGCTGATGCAGTTTCGCACGGCGCCACTGGTAAGGGTAATGACCAGGTACGTTTTGAGTTAGGCGCTTATGCACTTAACTCTAATATCAAGATTATCGCGCCATGGCGTGAGTGGGATCTGCTCAGCCGTGAGAAATTGCTGGCGTATGCTGAAACCAATGGCATTCCTGTGGAAATGAAACACAAGCAAGGTGGCAGCCCATATTCTATGGATGCAAACTTGTTGCACATTTCTTTCGAAGGCCGCCATCTGGAAAACCCTGCCGCGGAAGCTGAAGAAGACATGTGGCGCTGGACGGTTTCACCTGAAAAAGCACCAGATGCCGCTGAGTACTTGGATATTGAATACCGAAATGGCGACCCAGTTGCATTAAACGGACAGGAAATGAAGCCACACGAATTGTTAGCTCAGCTTAACAAGCTCGGTGGTAAGCACGGTATTGGTCGCCTGGATCTGGTTGAAAACCGCTATGTGGGCATGAAGTCGCGTGGCTGTTATGAAACCCCAGGCGGTACGATCATGTTGAAGGCACATCGCGCAATTGAGTCTATTACGCTAGATCGCGAAGTCGCACACCTTAAAGATGACCTCATGCCGCGCTACGCTAGCATGATTTATAACGGATATTGGTGGAGCCCTGAACGTGCAGTGCTTCAAACCCTAATAGATAACACTCAAACGACCGTGAATGGTTGGGTGCGCTTGAAGTTGTATAAAGGCAACGTCATCGTCACTGGCCGTGATAGTGCAACGGATTCATTATTCGATCCAAACATCGCGACTTTTGAAGATGATAAAGGCGCTTATGACCAAAAAGATGCAGGTGGTTTTATCAAGCTGAATGCGCTGCGTATGCGCATTGCAGCGAATTTACGTAACAGAACCAAATAA
- a CDS encoding aspartate aminotransferase family protein, with protein MSEHLMNTYARQPVTFVKGEGVWLWDDKGERYLDALAGVAVNGLGHSHPKFVAALGAQVSKLIHVSNNYQIAEQSQLADKLCEIAGMDRVFFCNSGCEANEASIKLARLYGHQKGIEAPEIIVMDKAFHGRTLATLSATGNRKTQAGFEPLVSGFVRVPFDDLEAVRQVAEHNHNVVAVLVEPVQGEGGVNIPHDAKAYLQGLREICDANGWLLMLDEVQSGIGRTGAWFSFQHTGITPDVMSLAKGLGSGVPIGACVAKGKAADVFTYGKHGSTFGGNPLASAAGLATLKIIEEEGLRDNADILGNWINKEFAKQLAGIAGVVVIRNAGLMIGIELDRSCGELVKKALESKVLINVTADTVVRLLPPLVISQAEAQHLVDTIAALIKDFLAK; from the coding sequence ATGTCCGAACACTTAATGAATACTTACGCAAGGCAACCCGTAACCTTTGTTAAAGGCGAGGGCGTGTGGCTTTGGGATGACAAAGGCGAACGCTATCTGGATGCCTTGGCTGGTGTCGCAGTGAATGGCTTGGGCCATTCGCACCCTAAATTTGTGGCTGCCTTGGGCGCGCAGGTGTCCAAACTTATCCATGTGTCAAATAACTATCAGATTGCAGAGCAGTCGCAACTGGCTGATAAGCTTTGCGAAATTGCTGGCATGGATCGCGTGTTTTTCTGTAACTCAGGCTGTGAAGCTAATGAAGCCTCTATCAAGCTTGCGCGCTTGTATGGCCATCAAAAAGGCATAGAAGCGCCTGAAATCATAGTGATGGATAAGGCATTTCATGGCCGTACGCTGGCAACCTTATCCGCCACTGGTAACCGTAAAACGCAGGCTGGTTTTGAGCCGCTGGTGAGCGGGTTTGTCCGCGTACCTTTTGATGATCTTGAAGCCGTCAGGCAAGTCGCTGAGCATAACCACAATGTGGTGGCGGTGCTGGTTGAGCCTGTGCAGGGTGAGGGCGGCGTCAATATTCCGCATGACGCCAAGGCTTATCTGCAAGGCTTGCGTGAAATTTGCGATGCAAACGGCTGGTTGTTGATGCTGGATGAAGTGCAAAGTGGCATAGGCCGCACTGGCGCTTGGTTTTCCTTTCAGCACACAGGTATTACGCCAGATGTAATGTCTCTTGCCAAAGGTTTGGGGTCAGGTGTGCCGATTGGTGCCTGTGTAGCCAAAGGCAAAGCAGCCGACGTATTCACCTACGGCAAACATGGCTCAACATTTGGTGGAAACCCATTAGCTTCAGCTGCTGGCTTGGCAACTTTGAAGATCATCGAAGAAGAAGGTTTGCGTGACAACGCTGATATTTTGGGCAATTGGATCAATAAAGAATTTGCAAAACAGCTTGCTGGTATTGCTGGTGTTGTCGTCATCAGAAATGCTGGCTTGATGATTGGTATTGAGCTTGATCGCAGTTGTGGGGAATTAGTCAAAAAAGCCCTTGAATCTAAAGTGCTGATTAACGTGACGGCTGATACGGTTGTTCGACTGTTACCACCATTGGTGATAAGCCAAGCTGAGGCGCAGCATTTGGTTGATACCATTGCTGCCTTGATCAAAGATTTTTTGGCTAAATAA